In one window of Candidatus Kinetoplastibacterium blastocrithidii (ex Strigomonas culicis) DNA:
- the queF gene encoding NADPH-dependent 7-cyano-7-deazaguanine reductase QueF (Catalyzes the NADPH-dependent reduction of 7-cyano-7-deazaguanine (preQ0) to 7-aminomethyl-7-deazaguanine (preQ1) in queuosine biosynthesis), translating to MGNVNPLGNNVKYSFKYDPNYLYAIPRQIVTRIPMYGLDIWNIYELSWLNNKGKPKIAIARIEIPADSINIIESKSIKLYLNSLNNSRFESVAEVKSILNKDISNALQCPIFIKIITPKNFHRLYIENISKDAICIDDIDVKIDTYEPSPELLKLSYNTEEKIVSETIISRMFRSRCPVTGQPDWANIKIKYTGMKISHSSILKYIISYRNHLGFHEHCIDKIFIDISKSCKPNYLSIYGNFTRRGGIDINPWRTSIIKEALPPGNCRAERQ from the coding sequence CGTTAGGCAATAATGTAAAATATTCGTTCAAATATGATCCGAACTATCTATATGCAATACCAAGGCAGATTGTTACTAGAATACCTATGTATGGTTTGGATATATGGAATATCTATGAGCTTTCTTGGTTAAATAACAAAGGAAAACCAAAAATTGCCATAGCAAGAATCGAAATACCAGCTGATAGTATCAATATAATTGAATCTAAGTCAATAAAGCTATATTTAAACTCTCTTAATAACAGTAGATTCGAGAGCGTTGCTGAAGTAAAAAGCATTTTAAATAAAGATATATCTAATGCATTACAATGCCCTATTTTTATAAAAATCATTACTCCTAAAAACTTTCACAGACTCTACATAGAAAACATAAGTAAGGATGCAATATGTATAGATGACATAGATGTAAAAATTGATACATACGAACCTTCTCCAGAATTATTAAAGCTTTCTTACAACACTGAAGAAAAAATAGTATCTGAAACTATTATCTCTAGAATGTTTAGATCAAGATGTCCTGTTACAGGACAACCGGATTGGGCCAATATTAAAATCAAATATACAGGAATGAAAATAAGTCATTCTTCTATACTGAAATACATAATATCTTATAGAAATCATCTTGGATTCCATGAGCATTGCATAGATAAGATATTTATAGATATATCAAAATCTTGCAAGCCAAATTACTTAAGCATATATGGAAATTTTACCAGAAGAGGAGGCATAGACATCAACCCTTGGAGGACAAGCATAATTAAAGAAGCCCTGCCACCAGGGAATTGTAGAGCTGAACGACAATAG